The following proteins come from a genomic window of Terribacillus aidingensis:
- a CDS encoding YlbF family regulator, translating to MSYSTEDILRQAEVLAEDMGNLDEIEHFHQLESKLNENKKVQTYINQIKMKQKQAVNLQAYGKREAQQQMEKEIDDLQEKIDSIPVVQEFKESQVITNHILQSISQNIQQTVFQDEETDK from the coding sequence ATGAGTTATTCCACCGAAGATATTCTCAGACAAGCTGAAGTATTGGCTGAAGACATGGGCAATCTGGATGAGATTGAACATTTTCACCAGCTTGAATCGAAGCTTAATGAGAACAAAAAGGTGCAAACATATATCAATCAAATTAAAATGAAGCAAAAGCAGGCTGTCAATTTGCAGGCTTATGGCAAACGGGAAGCCCAGCAGCAGATGGAAAAGGAAATTGATGATCTGCAAGAGAAGATCGACAGCATACCTGTCGTCCAGGAATTCAAAGAATCCCAGGTTATCACGAACCATATTCTGCAGAGCATCTCCCAAAATATCCAGCAGACGGTCTTTCAGGATGAAGAAACGGACAAATAA
- a CDS encoding outer spore coat protein CotE: MGFLEQNYREIITKAVIGRGRKFSKNIDHIRPEHKPSSILGCWIINHRYHAKKKGDKGVEVVGSYDVNVWYSYNDNTKTHVVSEKVEYKELVKLSIKDENCLDDDYDVYAKAIQQPNCLECKIVQHGQKIFVEVEKEFLVEVIGETKLCVKVDPDGCLVEDVEEDWDYELTEDDFKDVDPDFLDKKDDDED; this comes from the coding sequence ATGGGTTTTCTAGAGCAGAATTACCGTGAGATCATTACGAAAGCGGTCATCGGCCGCGGACGTAAATTCAGCAAGAATATCGATCATATCCGACCGGAACACAAACCATCAAGCATTCTTGGCTGCTGGATCATCAACCACCGCTATCATGCAAAAAAGAAAGGCGATAAAGGGGTGGAAGTAGTCGGTTCCTATGATGTCAACGTTTGGTATTCGTACAATGATAATACGAAAACGCACGTTGTTTCGGAGAAAGTCGAGTATAAGGAATTGGTCAAATTAAGCATCAAAGACGAGAACTGTCTTGACGACGATTATGATGTTTATGCGAAAGCAATTCAGCAGCCGAACTGCCTGGAATGCAAAATCGTACAGCACGGACAGAAAATTTTCGTCGAAGTGGAGAAGGAATTCCTTGTGGAAGTTATCGGGGAAACGAAGCTTTGTGTAAAAGTAGATCCTGATGGCTGTCTAGTGGAGGATGTAGAAGAAGACTGGGATTACGAGCTGACGGAAGATGATTTCAAAGATGTAGATCCGGACTTCTTGGATAAAAAGGATGACGATGAAGACTGA
- the mutS gene encoding DNA mismatch repair protein MutS has translation MAGYTPMMQQYLRIKADYKDAFLFFRLGDFYEMFFDDALKATKELEITLTSKNAGVEEKVPMCGVPYHSADNYIRTLVSRGYKVAICEQVEDPKTAKGVVKREVVQLITPGTVMENGMLDEKENNYLAAVHENSDRTYSLVYHDLSTGENRAALLEGGFDSLLSELYNQPVREIVISEELDQQLQEALQVRLGVTLSYQDNVSTSTSHEKLTGNVTDVRLLDCFSMLLNYVERTQKRGLDHLKPLQVMELKHFMTLDMYSKRNLELTETILKKGKHGSLLWVLDDTVTAMGARMLKKWLERPLLQKEAITKRQDLVQAFLDHFFERDTIRQHLQSVYDIERLSGRVAFGNVNARDLLQLKRTLEKLPELKQVLSGFEEEEVQQMGRELNPLPELSEYLEKSLHEDAPIGVREGGILKDGFHEQLDTYRDASRNGKQWIAALEQREREETGIKSLKVGYNKVFGYYIEVTRANLHLLPEGKYERKQTLSNAERFITPELKEKEALILEAQEKSVELEYNLFMEIRDHVKTYIPALQLLADQISQLDVLQSFAEVSEKQRYARPTFNGDRSVAITEGRHPVIEKVMKTGQFVPNDVQMGNASDILLITGPNMSGKSTYMRQVALTSIMAQIGCFVPCEAADLPLFDQIFTRIGAADDLVSGQSTFMVEMLESRHALEHATDRSLILLDEIGRGTSTYDGMALAQAIIEYVHNNIHAKTLFSTHYHELTSLEEDLDKLRNVHVRAEEHDGNVVFLHQIREGAADESYGIHVAKLAKLPESLIQRASYILRELEGQEEKPAVSQPTTQEQEEIQLSFFSEPEPEKKKTKQDDKNDKVIAELTSINLMEQTPLEAMNLLYKLQQMATKK, from the coding sequence ATGGCAGGTTACACACCGATGATGCAGCAATATTTAAGAATAAAAGCCGACTATAAGGATGCATTCCTTTTCTTCCGGCTTGGGGATTTCTATGAGATGTTCTTCGATGATGCACTGAAAGCAACGAAAGAACTGGAAATCACTTTAACAAGTAAGAATGCAGGTGTTGAGGAGAAAGTGCCAATGTGCGGCGTTCCCTATCATTCGGCTGATAATTATATAAGAACACTTGTTTCGCGAGGCTATAAAGTAGCCATCTGTGAACAAGTGGAAGATCCGAAGACAGCCAAAGGGGTTGTAAAACGGGAAGTAGTCCAGCTGATCACACCGGGTACTGTCATGGAAAACGGTATGCTGGATGAAAAGGAGAATAATTACCTCGCGGCTGTACATGAAAACAGTGACCGTACATACAGTCTTGTCTATCATGACCTATCTACGGGAGAAAATCGGGCAGCATTGCTTGAAGGCGGCTTTGATAGTCTTTTAAGCGAGCTTTACAACCAGCCGGTACGAGAAATCGTTATTAGCGAAGAGCTGGATCAACAGCTGCAGGAAGCACTGCAGGTCCGCCTTGGTGTCACATTATCCTATCAAGATAATGTCAGTACAAGCACATCTCATGAAAAACTTACTGGAAACGTGACCGATGTAAGATTACTAGATTGCTTCAGTATGCTGTTAAACTATGTGGAACGAACTCAAAAACGGGGCTTGGATCATTTGAAGCCGCTTCAAGTAATGGAGCTTAAACACTTCATGACGCTGGATATGTATTCAAAGCGCAATTTAGAGCTTACAGAGACGATTTTGAAGAAAGGCAAACACGGAAGCCTTTTATGGGTGCTCGATGACACAGTTACAGCAATGGGAGCACGGATGCTGAAGAAATGGCTGGAGCGGCCGTTGCTTCAAAAAGAAGCGATAACTAAGCGTCAGGATTTAGTCCAAGCATTTCTCGATCACTTCTTCGAACGTGATACAATCCGACAGCACTTACAATCTGTTTATGATATCGAGAGACTTTCCGGCCGGGTTGCTTTCGGTAATGTCAATGCCAGAGATCTTCTGCAGCTGAAACGCACTTTGGAGAAACTGCCTGAATTGAAGCAGGTCTTGTCAGGTTTCGAGGAAGAAGAAGTTCAGCAAATGGGCAGGGAGCTTAATCCATTGCCGGAGCTGAGCGAGTATCTTGAGAAAAGCTTGCACGAAGATGCACCGATCGGTGTGCGAGAAGGCGGTATCTTGAAGGACGGTTTCCATGAACAGCTTGATACGTACCGGGATGCTTCAAGAAACGGAAAGCAATGGATTGCAGCGCTGGAACAGCGTGAGCGTGAGGAAACTGGCATCAAATCGCTTAAAGTCGGCTATAACAAAGTATTCGGCTATTATATCGAAGTGACCCGGGCGAATTTGCACCTGCTGCCTGAAGGGAAATACGAGCGCAAACAAACGCTCAGTAACGCAGAACGCTTCATCACGCCGGAATTGAAGGAAAAAGAAGCGCTCATCCTGGAAGCGCAGGAAAAGAGCGTGGAACTTGAGTATAACTTGTTCATGGAAATTCGGGATCATGTCAAAACGTACATCCCTGCTCTTCAGCTGCTTGCAGATCAAATCAGTCAACTGGATGTGCTGCAAAGCTTCGCAGAAGTGAGTGAAAAGCAGCGATATGCTCGTCCGACATTCAATGGTGATCGGTCCGTGGCAATTACAGAAGGGCGTCATCCGGTCATTGAAAAAGTAATGAAAACAGGGCAGTTCGTACCAAATGATGTGCAGATGGGAAATGCATCTGATATCCTGCTGATCACTGGTCCGAATATGAGTGGTAAAAGTACTTATATGCGCCAAGTGGCATTGACAAGCATCATGGCACAAATCGGCTGCTTCGTTCCATGTGAAGCTGCTGATCTCCCGCTGTTTGATCAAATTTTCACTCGTATCGGTGCAGCAGATGATCTTGTGTCTGGTCAGAGTACATTTATGGTCGAAATGCTGGAGTCGAGGCATGCCTTGGAGCACGCCACTGATAGGAGCCTTATTCTGCTGGATGAAATCGGCAGAGGGACTAGCACATATGATGGAATGGCATTGGCGCAAGCCATCATTGAGTATGTTCATAACAATATCCATGCCAAGACATTATTCTCTACACATTATCATGAGCTTACGAGTCTTGAAGAGGACCTGGATAAACTCCGAAATGTCCACGTACGGGCAGAAGAACATGATGGCAATGTTGTCTTCCTCCATCAAATCCGTGAAGGGGCGGCAGATGAAAGCTATGGCATTCACGTTGCGAAATTGGCTAAGCTGCCGGAAAGTCTCATTCAGCGTGCATCCTATATTCTCCGCGAGCTGGAGGGACAGGAAGAAAAGCCGGCTGTAAGCCAACCGACAACACAAGAGCAGGAGGAAATCCAGCTATCATTCTTCTCAGAGCCTGAACCTGAAAAGAAAAAAACGAAACAAGACGATAAGAACGATAAAGTGATAGCGGAGCTCACATCAATCAATTTGATGGAACAAACACCGCTTGAAGCAATGAATCTATTATATAAATTGCAGCAAATGGCAACAAAAAAGTAA
- the mutL gene encoding DNA mismatch repair endonuclease MutL: MAIQLMPDDLANKIAAGEVVERPASVVKELVENSIDAGSTVIKVAVQEAGLTEINIVDNGDGMEPDDVERAFFRHATSKIRNEHDLFHVRTLGFRGEALASIAAVSQLEIKTSTGENAGVKLVMEGGTIKERGKCDARKGTEMTVRHLFFNTPARLKYMKTIHTELGHVSEVINRLALAHPEIRFELTHNDKPMFQSSGRGDMLQIAAQIYGNSVAKKMVRASHETLDYKLEVFAAKPEINRASRQYVSFIVNGRYIRNPVLAKAVMQAYHTLLPIGRFPLAVISIEMDPVLVDVNVHPAKLEVRFSKEKELFDAVEQLVGKALRQQRLIPEAVAPKQKKIQDKSEQQSFTFFENKPVKEPEAEQEQWFFDKVKETVPPIIEEQKRDPEPVIFNDSSPDIVQEQEYVPAEKESEPEYAVPAMYPIGQHHGTYILAENEEGLFLIDQHAAQERIKYEYYREKIGEVEKELQELLIPLTFDFTQQESLIVEQHKTELEAVGLFFESFGGHTYIVRSHPQWFPKGFEEEIIREIVEQVMQESKVDIRKLREEAAIMMSCKRSIKANHHLNYDDMFHLLEELRTSQDPFTCPHGRPIIIRFTSYELEKLFKRVQ, translated from the coding sequence ATGGCGATTCAATTGATGCCGGATGATTTAGCAAATAAGATTGCAGCGGGTGAAGTGGTCGAGCGACCGGCTTCGGTCGTCAAGGAACTTGTAGAAAACAGTATCGATGCAGGAAGTACAGTCATCAAGGTGGCAGTCCAGGAAGCAGGGCTCACAGAGATCAATATTGTTGACAATGGAGATGGCATGGAGCCAGATGATGTGGAACGGGCATTTTTCCGTCACGCCACAAGTAAGATACGGAATGAGCATGATTTGTTCCATGTCCGCACACTTGGGTTTAGGGGGGAAGCATTGGCCAGTATTGCAGCGGTAAGCCAGCTTGAAATCAAGACGAGCACAGGCGAGAATGCTGGTGTGAAGCTTGTGATGGAAGGCGGTACAATCAAAGAAAGAGGCAAATGCGACGCGCGTAAAGGAACCGAAATGACAGTACGGCATTTGTTCTTCAATACACCGGCCCGCCTGAAGTATATGAAAACCATTCATACCGAACTTGGCCATGTATCAGAAGTAATCAACCGGCTTGCACTTGCTCATCCGGAGATTCGTTTTGAACTGACCCATAACGATAAACCAATGTTCCAGTCATCCGGCCGAGGAGATATGCTGCAGATTGCTGCTCAGATTTATGGTAACTCAGTAGCGAAAAAAATGGTCCGAGCATCACACGAAACATTGGATTATAAGCTGGAAGTTTTCGCTGCCAAACCAGAAATAAATCGTGCGTCACGTCAGTATGTATCGTTTATCGTCAATGGCAGGTACATTCGTAATCCAGTCTTGGCGAAAGCGGTTATGCAGGCATACCATACGCTGCTGCCTATCGGCAGATTCCCTCTCGCCGTTATTTCTATCGAGATGGATCCCGTTCTTGTTGACGTCAATGTGCATCCAGCTAAGCTGGAAGTACGTTTCAGCAAAGAAAAGGAATTATTTGATGCTGTGGAGCAGCTTGTCGGAAAGGCGCTTCGCCAGCAGCGGCTCATCCCTGAAGCTGTCGCACCTAAACAGAAAAAGATACAAGATAAAAGTGAACAGCAAAGTTTCACTTTCTTTGAAAATAAGCCAGTCAAGGAACCGGAAGCCGAACAGGAGCAATGGTTCTTTGACAAAGTGAAAGAAACAGTCCCTCCTATCATCGAGGAGCAGAAGCGGGATCCTGAACCTGTGATATTCAATGATTCATCTCCTGATATAGTGCAGGAACAGGAGTATGTACCAGCAGAGAAAGAAAGTGAGCCGGAATATGCGGTACCGGCTATGTATCCGATTGGTCAGCACCATGGTACGTATATTCTTGCAGAAAATGAAGAAGGACTTTTTCTCATTGATCAGCATGCTGCCCAGGAACGAATCAAATATGAATATTACCGGGAAAAAATCGGCGAAGTGGAAAAGGAACTGCAGGAGCTGCTCATTCCGCTTACGTTTGATTTCACCCAGCAGGAATCATTGATCGTCGAACAACATAAGACGGAGCTAGAGGCGGTCGGGTTGTTCTTTGAATCGTTCGGCGGACATACGTATATCGTTCGTTCCCATCCACAATGGTTCCCGAAAGGCTTTGAAGAGGAAATCATTCGGGAGATCGTCGAACAAGTGATGCAGGAAAGTAAAGTAGACATCCGGAAGTTGCGGGAAGAGGCAGCTATCATGATGTCCTGCAAGCGATCCATTAAAGCAAATCATCATCTGAATTATGATGATATGTTTCATCTATTGGAAGAGCTACGCACATCACAGGATCCGTTTACCTGTCCGCATGGGCGACCAATTATAATCCGTTTTACTTCCTATGAGCTGGAGAAGCTTTTCAAAAGAGTACAATAG
- a CDS encoding peptidoglycan-binding domain-containing protein, translating to MRTGSRGENVRRIQRALGVTADGIFGPNTRQAVINYQRNNGLGVDGIVGQETWNKLF from the coding sequence ATTCGGACAGGATCCCGAGGAGAAAATGTTCGCCGCATCCAACGGGCGCTGGGCGTGACAGCAGACGGGATTTTTGGACCGAATACAAGGCAGGCTGTCATCAATTACCAGCGAAATAACGGACTTGGTGTGGATGGCATTGTTGGTCAGGAAACCTGGAATAAATTGTTCTGA
- a CDS encoding ferritin-like domain-containing protein — protein MHNQHLVDFLNQQIANVSVLHVKLQRYHWYAKGPYGYVIEQYTEALHEQLDDIKKCLGKRVLAIGGRPIAVMSKFLQEATIKEAQADDEDYEVVKTMRHDYSQLAQEIKITGIPLAKRQEDDATAGLLVDILGRLEYEAIRLSKYLIDADR, from the coding sequence ATGCACAATCAACATCTTGTAGATTTTCTTAACCAGCAGATAGCCAATGTGAGTGTGCTGCACGTAAAACTGCAGCGATACCATTGGTATGCAAAAGGTCCATACGGCTATGTAATTGAGCAATATACCGAGGCTTTGCACGAACAGCTGGATGATATAAAGAAATGCTTAGGTAAGCGAGTGCTTGCCATCGGCGGCAGACCAATTGCGGTCATGAGTAAATTCCTGCAGGAAGCGACTATCAAGGAAGCGCAGGCCGATGATGAAGATTATGAGGTAGTCAAGACAATGCGTCATGATTACAGCCAGCTGGCACAAGAAATAAAAATCACAGGCATACCGCTTGCGAAGAGGCAGGAAGATGATGCGACCGCTGGTTTGCTTGTTGATATCCTTGGCAGGCTGGAATACGAGGCGATCCGCTTGTCGAAATATCTTATTGATGCCGATCGATAA
- the miaA gene encoding tRNA (adenosine(37)-N6)-dimethylallyltransferase MiaA: MLKKENDMDKQKVIVVVGPTGVGKTQLSIEIAKKYGGEIISGDSMQIYRSMDIGTAKATKEEQQGIPHHLIDIREPDENYSAADFQADVEACVQDIASRGKLPIIAGGTGLYIQAALYAYDFSKAKRDDSYQQKLEQEAQTHGQLHLHKQLQAVDPVQAERIHPNNVRRVIRALEIFHRTGKRMSDHEETELAARYDAAIIGLEMDRDLLYEQINLRVDKMLAEGLLDEVKGLVERGIRDSQSMRAIGYKEFIPYLEGKMEWEDTVSQLKQNSRRYAKRQYTWFRNKMDVDWYTITPATKNEKFRIILEELAGKLE, from the coding sequence ATGTTAAAGAAGGAGAATGACATGGACAAGCAGAAAGTAATCGTCGTTGTCGGACCTACAGGTGTCGGCAAGACCCAGCTGAGTATCGAAATTGCCAAGAAATATGGCGGCGAGATCATCAGCGGCGATTCCATGCAGATTTACAGAAGCATGGATATTGGAACCGCAAAAGCAACCAAAGAAGAACAGCAAGGAATTCCGCACCATTTGATCGATATCCGTGAACCGGATGAAAATTATTCAGCTGCTGATTTTCAAGCCGATGTAGAGGCTTGTGTTCAAGATATTGCAAGCCGAGGAAAACTGCCTATCATCGCAGGCGGGACCGGCTTATACATACAGGCTGCTCTTTATGCTTATGATTTTTCAAAAGCAAAACGAGATGACAGCTATCAGCAGAAGCTCGAGCAGGAAGCACAAACCCACGGCCAGCTTCACTTGCACAAACAGCTGCAGGCAGTTGACCCAGTGCAAGCGGAGCGCATCCACCCGAATAATGTCCGCCGCGTCATCCGGGCGCTGGAAATATTCCACCGTACCGGCAAAAGAATGAGTGATCACGAAGAAACCGAGCTGGCTGCTCGCTATGACGCTGCAATAATTGGGTTGGAAATGGACCGGGATCTTCTATATGAACAAATCAATCTGCGGGTGGATAAAATGCTTGCTGAAGGCTTGCTGGATGAAGTGAAAGGCCTGGTCGAACGCGGAATCCGGGATTCCCAATCCATGCGGGCAATCGGCTATAAGGAGTTTATTCCTTATCTGGAAGGGAAAATGGAATGGGAAGATACGGTTTCCCAGCTGAAGCAAAATAGTCGCAGGTATGCAAAACGGCAGTATACGTGGTTCCGCAATAAAATGGATGTGGACTGGTATACAATCACACCTGCAACAAAAAATGAAAAATTTAGAATTATTTTAGAAGAACTTGCAGGAAAGCTGGAATAA
- the hfq gene encoding RNA chaperone Hfq, which yields MSQSVNIQDQYLNQLRKERMQVTVFLTNGFQIRGTVKAFDNFTVLFETEGRQQLIFKHAISTFSPVKNVSLDYKEQS from the coding sequence ATGTCTCAATCTGTTAATATCCAAGACCAATATCTGAATCAGCTACGTAAAGAACGTATGCAAGTCACAGTCTTCCTCACGAATGGCTTTCAAATCCGAGGTACGGTGAAGGCTTTTGACAATTTCACTGTATTGTTTGAAACGGAAGGCAGACAGCAATTAATCTTCAAACATGCGATTTCCACATTCTCCCCAGTAAAGAATGTATCGCTGGATTATAAAGAACAGAGCTAA
- a CDS encoding AAA family ATPase translates to MEAQVTNAKGKINIVLKNRQQETEQLQSGTVKRDIDPFRHIDQEFSAFIGMEKLKKTIKEIYANVHISGKREAAGLKQEKQVLHMLFEGNPGTGKTTVARKLASVFHDMNVLDKGHFIEAERADLVGEYIGHTAQKTRALVQRAMGGILFIDEAYSLARGGEKDFGKEAIDTLVKHMEDASNRFILILAGYPREMGHFMSLNPGLRSRFPIQLEFPDYKSEQLMDIAKGMLAEKEYQLTKEAEWKLKEIIVQQKAKRTADFSNARFVRNIIEKAIRMQAVRLVRQDHHLSTEELMKVTVADLTQEE, encoded by the coding sequence GTGGAAGCTCAAGTTACGAATGCAAAAGGGAAAATCAATATCGTCCTCAAAAACAGACAGCAGGAGACGGAGCAGCTGCAAAGTGGAACTGTTAAGCGCGATATCGATCCATTCCGTCATATCGACCAAGAATTCTCCGCCTTCATTGGAATGGAAAAGCTCAAAAAAACTATCAAAGAGATTTATGCGAATGTCCATATCAGCGGAAAACGGGAAGCGGCGGGCTTAAAACAAGAAAAGCAAGTGCTGCATATGCTGTTTGAAGGTAACCCCGGTACTGGGAAAACAACAGTAGCCCGTAAGCTTGCATCTGTCTTCCACGACATGAACGTGTTGGATAAAGGTCATTTCATCGAGGCGGAAAGAGCGGATTTAGTTGGGGAATATATTGGACATACTGCTCAGAAAACGCGCGCGCTCGTCCAGCGGGCCATGGGCGGGATCCTGTTTATAGACGAGGCCTATTCGCTGGCCCGCGGCGGAGAAAAAGACTTTGGAAAAGAAGCGATTGATACACTTGTAAAACATATGGAGGATGCCTCCAACCGCTTCATACTTATCCTTGCGGGCTATCCAAGGGAAATGGGTCACTTCATGAGCTTGAATCCAGGTTTGCGATCACGATTCCCTATTCAGCTCGAATTCCCTGATTATAAGTCCGAACAGCTTATGGATATCGCAAAAGGAATGCTTGCTGAAAAAGAGTACCAGCTGACAAAAGAAGCAGAATGGAAGCTTAAAGAAATCATCGTACAGCAAAAAGCTAAACGGACAGCAGATTTTTCGAACGCCCGGTTTGTGCGGAATATCATAGAAAAAGCAATTCGAATGCAAGCAGTTCGTCTTGTACGTCAAGATCACCATCTGTCGACCGAAGAACTGATGAAAGTGACTGTCGCTGATTTGACTCAAGAGGAATGA
- a CDS encoding spore germination protein, giving the protein MGNILDFIVQRDVWLGTIIVVLVPILLTLLSNKLKELRKKPYTRTEQHFMPDNFSLSTKLSVNLKELKTIVGDSSDIIYRQFKLGKDNRSSAIVLIDGLVDQQLLQQSIMHPLLHAKQSKSGLNLFKSESIKDYLLDHAIEVSDVKAMNDSNQFVRQLLSGSVLLFVDGLDEVLVLSVKKWLSRSLNEPITEALVRGPRLSFIENIRDNTAMLRRMTTDPNLTFKDFEVGERTKRQLTVVYVKDIANEELLENVNNRIQNMDIDHVAESGYIEQLIEDDYLSIFPQVQSTERPDRVMGAILEGRVAILLDGTSYALIVPATFSTMMQSPEDYYERWLPMSLIRMLRYVAAFLSIFLPSFYIAFVSFHQGLIPTDLALAIAGTRVGVPFPTIIEALLMEISIELLREAGLRLPRPVGQTVGLVGALIIGEAAVQAGLVSPIMVIVVAATAIASFVSPHYAAGIAQRALRFIAMFSAAFLGLYGISLFFLSLCVHAVKLRSFGVPFVTPGTLYSKDDWKDFFFRMPLFTMRNRPTEYFPKDRVRRKKY; this is encoded by the coding sequence ATGGGAAATATACTGGATTTTATTGTTCAAAGAGATGTTTGGTTAGGAACAATTATAGTTGTCTTGGTTCCAATTTTGCTGACCTTGCTAAGCAATAAGCTGAAAGAGCTTCGAAAAAAGCCATATACACGTACAGAGCAGCATTTCATGCCGGATAATTTTTCGCTGTCTACAAAATTATCCGTCAATCTGAAAGAGCTGAAAACAATTGTCGGTGACAGCTCTGATATTATTTATCGCCAGTTCAAACTGGGAAAGGATAATCGCAGCTCTGCTATCGTCCTAATTGATGGATTGGTTGATCAGCAGTTGCTGCAGCAATCCATTATGCATCCGCTGCTGCACGCCAAGCAGTCAAAATCAGGGCTGAATCTATTTAAAAGTGAAAGCATAAAGGATTATCTGCTGGATCATGCGATTGAGGTCAGTGATGTGAAAGCGATGAATGACTCCAATCAATTTGTCCGACAGCTTCTGTCGGGGTCTGTACTGCTTTTTGTTGATGGGCTGGATGAAGTTCTGGTTCTTAGCGTGAAAAAATGGCTTTCAAGGAGTTTGAATGAACCGATCACTGAAGCACTTGTTAGGGGACCGCGTTTAAGTTTTATAGAAAATATTAGGGATAATACGGCTATGCTGCGAAGAATGACGACAGACCCAAACTTGACCTTCAAAGACTTTGAGGTAGGGGAGCGGACGAAAAGGCAGCTCACCGTTGTGTATGTGAAGGACATTGCCAATGAAGAGTTGTTGGAAAACGTAAATAATCGAATTCAAAATATGGATATTGATCATGTGGCTGAATCAGGATATATTGAACAGCTAATCGAGGATGACTATCTATCCATCTTTCCGCAAGTACAATCAACAGAGCGTCCGGATCGAGTGATGGGGGCGATCTTGGAGGGGAGGGTTGCCATTTTGCTTGACGGTACCTCCTATGCTTTGATAGTACCGGCAACCTTCTCCACGATGATGCAGTCACCAGAGGATTACTACGAGCGCTGGCTTCCAATGTCGCTCATTCGGATGCTGCGGTATGTAGCGGCATTTCTCAGTATTTTCCTGCCGTCTTTTTATATTGCATTCGTCTCGTTTCATCAAGGATTAATACCTACTGATTTAGCGTTGGCAATAGCCGGAACACGGGTGGGCGTTCCTTTTCCAACGATCATTGAAGCACTCTTAATGGAAATATCTATTGAATTGTTAAGGGAAGCAGGTCTTAGGCTTCCTCGGCCTGTAGGACAAACTGTCGGTTTGGTGGGCGCATTGATCATCGGGGAAGCAGCGGTACAAGCTGGTTTAGTCAGTCCGATTATGGTCATTGTCGTTGCTGCCACAGCCATAGCTTCCTTTGTCTCCCCGCATTACGCAGCAGGCATTGCACAGAGAGCACTCCGATTCATTGCTATGTTTTCGGCCGCTTTTCTCGGACTATATGGGATCAGTTTGTTCTTTTTATCGCTATGTGTCCATGCGGTCAAGCTTCGGAGCTTTGGTGTACCATTTGTTACGCCGGGTACACTTTACAGTAAAGACGACTGGAAGGATTTCTTTTTCCGTATGCCTCTGTTTACCATGAGAAATCGACCTACTGAATATTTTCCGAAGGATCGGGTCAGAAGGAAGAAATATTAG